In Betaproteobacteria bacterium, the genomic window CCGCCTTACGTCTTCAACGTGACGGGGGAGCTCAAGATGAACGCCCGCAGGCGCGGCGAGGACGTCGTCGATCTCTCGATGGGCAACCCGGATCAGCCGACGCCGAGCCATATCGTCGAGAAGCTGATCGAGGCGGTGCAGCGGCCCGACACGCACCGGTATTCGGTCTCCAAGGGCATTCCCCGCCTGCGCCGCGCCATCTGCAACTGGTACAAGACCCGCTTCGATGTCGACCTCGACCCCGACAGCGAGGCGATCGTCACCATCGGCTCCAAGGAAGGCCTGGCGCATCTGGCGCTCGCGACGCTCGATACCGGGGACATCGTGCTCGTGCCTAATCCGAGCTATCCGATCCACATCTACGGGCCGGTCATCGCGGGCGCCGACATCCGCCATGTGCCGATGGTGCCGGGGTCGGACTTTTTCGACGAATTCGACAAGGCGATCCGCGGCTCGTATCCGAAGCCGAAGATGCTCATCGTCAACTTTCCCAGCAATCCCACCACGCAGTGCGTGGATCTCGGCTTCTTCGAGAAGCTGGTGAAGATGGCGCGCGAGCACCACGTCTATGTCGTACACGACATCGCCTATGCCGACATCGTCTTCGACGGCTACAAGGCGCCCTCGATCATGCAGGTGCCCGGCGCACTCGATATCGCGGTCGAGTTCTTCACCCTGTCCAAGTCGTACAGCATGGCGGGCTGGCGCGTGGGCTTCATGGTGGGCAACCGCGAGCTGGTGACCGCGCTCGGCCGCATGAAGAGTTACCACGACTATGGCATGTTCGCGCCGATCCAGATCGCCTCGATCATCGCGCTGGAAGGCCCGCAGGATTGCGTTGAAGAAGTGCGCCAGATCTATCAGAAGCGGCGCGACGTGACCTGCCAGGGACTGAAAGCGGTCGGCTGGGAGGTCGAGGTGCCGAAAGCCTCGATGTACATCTGGGCGAAGATTCCCGAGCCCTATCGCAAGCTCGGCTCGCTCGAGTTCACCAAGAAGCTCATGGCCGACGCGAAAGTCGCGGTCTCGCCCGGCATCGGCTTCGGCGAGTACGGCGACGATCACGTGCGCTTCGCGCTCATTGAAAATGAGGCGCGAACCCGGCAAGCCATCCGTGGAATCCGAGATATGTTCCGGAAGGATGGCTTGCTATGAGCGCCGGTCTCGAGCCGATCCAGGTCGGCCTGCTCGGCATCGGCACGGTCGGCGGCGGCACCTTCCGGGTGCTGCAGCGTAACGAGGAAGAGATCGCGCGCCGCGCCGGGCGCGCCATCCGCCTGGCCAAGGTGGCCGAAAAGGATCTCGACAAGGCCCGCGCCCTCGTCGGCGGTTGCGCCGAAGTCACGGCCGACGCGTTCGACGTGGTCAACGATCCCGCGATCGACATCGTGGTCGAGCTGATCGGCGGCACCTCGATCGCGCGCGAGCTGGTGCTGAAGGCGATCGAAAACGGCAAGCAGGTGGTGACCGCCAACAAGGCGCTGCTCGCCACCCATGGCAACGAGATTTTCCTGGCCGCGCAACGCAAGGGCGTCATGGTGGCGTTCGAGGCTGCCGTCGCGGGCGGCGTGCCGATCATCAAGGCGCTGCGCGAGGGGCTTGCCGCCAACCGCATCGAATGGATCGCCGGCATCATCAATGGCACCAGCAACTTCATCCTGTCCGAGATGCGGGCCAAGGGAAGCGCGTTCGCCGACGTGCTGCGCGAAGCGCAGCAGCTGGGCTATGCCGAGGCCGACCCGACCTTCGACGTGGAAGGCATCGATGCCGCGCACAAGCTCACCATCATGGCGGCGATCGGCTTCGGCATCCCGATGCAGTTCTCCGCCTGTTACACCGAGGGCATCACCCGGCTCACGCGCGAGGACATCCGCTATGCCGAGGAGCTCGGCTACCGCATCAAGCTGCTCGGCATTACCAAGCGCGTATCGCACGGCTTCGAGCTGCGGGTGCATCCGGCGCTCGTTCCGACCCGGCGCCTCATCGCCAACGTCGAAGGCGTGATGAATGCGATCCTGGTTAAGGGCGATGCGGTCGGGCAGACGATGTACTACGGCGCGGGCGCGGGCGCCGAGCCGACCGCCTCGGCCATCGTCGCGGACCTCGTCGACGTGACGCGGATGCATACGGCGGATCCGCGCCATCGCGTGCCGCATCTGGCTTTCCAGCCCGACCGCCTGTCCGACCTGCCGATCCTGCCGATGGACGAGGTGGTGACGGCGTATTACCTGCGCATGCGCGTCGACGATCGGCCCGGGGTGCTGGCCGATATCACGCGCATCCTTGCCGACCTTTCCATCTCGATCGATGCGATGGTACAGAAGGAGCCGGGCGAGGGCGAGCAGCAGGTCGACATCGTAATGCTCACGCACCTCACGCGCGAGAAGCACATCAAGACCGCCATCGCAGCCATCGAGGCGCTGCACGTGGTCCCCGGGCAAGTGACGCGCATCCGGCTCGAAGAGCTGGGGTAGGCCTGGGTCCGGGACTGCGATGCGTTATCTCAGCACGCGCGGCGCCACGCCCCCGCAGCGATTCGGCGAAGTCCTGCTGGGCGGGCTTGCAGCCGACGGCGGGCTCGCCATCCCCGAGCACTATCCCGTCGTCGATGCCGCCGAGCTCGCGCGCTGGCGCTCGCTGCCCTATCCGGAGCTCGCGTTCGAGATCCTGCGGCGCTTCGCCGATGACGTTCCGGCGGACGATCTGCGCGCCATGGTGTTTCGAGCCTATTCGAAGGAACGTTTCGGTTCGGCGGATATCACGCCGCTGCGCACCCTGGAGCCCGGCCTGCATATCCTCGGCCTCTCCAACGGCCCGACGGCTGCCTTCAAGGACATCGCCATGCAGTTCCTCGGCGAAGTCTTCGAATACGCCCTGGAGCGCGCGGGCGCGAACATGAACATCCTCGGCGCGACTTCGGGCGATACCGGCTCGAGCGCCGAGCACGCGATGCGCGGAAAGCAGCGGCTGAACGTCTTCATGCTCTCGCCGCACGGCAAAATGAGCCCGTTCCAGGCGGCGCAGATGTACGCGCTGCAGGACGCGAACATCGTCAACCTGGCCGTGCGCGGCGTGTTCGACGACTGCCAGGACATGGTGAAGGCGGTCAATGCCGACGCCGAATTCAAGGCGCGTTATCGCATCGGCGCAGTCAATTCGATCAACTGGGCGCGCATCGCGGCCCAGGTCGTGTACTACTTCAAGGGCTATTTCGCGGCCACGCGCGGGCCGGACGAGCAGGTCTCTTTCGCCGTGCCGTCGGGCAACTTCGGCAACATCTACGCCGGCCACGTCGCGCGCTCGATGGGGCTGCCGATCCGGCGCCTGATCGCCGCCACCAACGAGAACGACGTGCTGGACGAGTTCTTCCGCAGCGGCGTTTATCGCGTGCGCAAGGCTAGTGAGGTGCAGCAGACCAGCAGCCCGTCGATGGATATCTCCAAGGCTTCCAACTTCGAGCGCTACGTGTTCGATGTGGTCGGGCGCGATGNNNNNNNNNNNNNNNNNNNNNNNNNNNNNNNNNNNNGGCTCGCCGGGCTCTGGCGGCAGCTCGATGCGGCAGGCAACTTCGAGCTCGGCTCGCCCACGGATCGGGCGCGTATCGCCGCCACGGGCTTCGTGTCGGGCGCGAGCACCCATCGCGACCGCATCGACACCATCCGCTCGCTGTACGAGACCTACGGCATGCTGATCGATACGCATACCGCCGACGGCGTCAAGGTGGGATTGCAGCACCGCGAGCCGGGCGTGCCGCTCATTTGCCTGGAAACCGCGCTACCCGTGAAGTTCGCGGAATCGATCCGGGAAGCGATCGGGCGGGAGCCCGAGCGGCCGCCCGGATACGAGAACCTCGAAGCGATGCCGCAGCGCTGCACCGTGATCGACGCCGATCCGGAGCAGGTGAAGCGCATCATCGCCCGGCACGCGCCCGCCTGATCGCGCCCGAGGAGGTTGCGTGACCCTGCATATCATCAGCGCCGGAGCGGCCCAGTCGGTGGTGCAGCAGGCGATCGACGCGTGGCAGCGCGAGGGTCACGGCGAGATTGCAGCAACCTATGGCGCGGTCGGCGCGCAGAGGAAGCAGTTGCTCGACGGTGCTGCGGCCGACGTCGTCATCCTGACCGCGACGATGATCGACGAGCTGATCGCGTCCGGTCACATCGTCGCGGGCACGCGCTCGGACCTGGGCGCGGTCGTGGGCGGCATCGCCGTCCCGGTCGGGGCGACGCATCCGGATGCCGGAACGGAGCAAGCCTTGGCGCGCGCCTTGTGCGAGGCGGCAGCCGTCTATCTCCCTGATCCTGCCATCGCGACCGCGGGGGCGCAGTTCGTGCGCATGTGCGAGCAGCTCGGTATCGCGGCGGCCGTGGCTCCGAAGCTCAGGACTTTTCCGAACGGCTTCGCGGCCATGACGCGGATGGCGCAGGAGCGCGTGCCGGGCGCCGTTGGCTGCACCCAGATCACCGAGATCAAGTGGGTGCAAGGCGTGGACCTGGTCGCGCCGTTGCCACGATCGCTGCAGGCGCCGACGACCTATTCGCTCGGCATCGGAGCGCGATCCGCGAACCCTGCGGGAGCGCGGACATTCGCCGAGCGGTTGACCGGCGGGGATGCCGCGATGCGGTTGTCCGCCGCGGGATTCGGCGTAAGCTAAAGGCGCCGCAAGCCGGTGTCGCGCGCGATTTCCAGTCGAGATTTCCAAGTCGAACGACCCATGGAGTGAGGCCAGCATGAACCGCATCGTGCATATCGCATTGAAGGTGAACGATCTGGAGCAGACGACCCGCTTCTACCAGGAGGTATTCGGCTTCGCCGAGGAGGTCACGAGCAAGGTGCGCGACCATACCTCGCGCCACCTGAGCGTCGGCGACATCGATCTTGCCCTGATCCGCTACGACGAGGGTGCCAATTCGCGCGAGTCGAAGGCCTCCGGCGAGGGGCCGTGCATCCACCACTTCGCGATCGAGGTGGACGACATCGACGCGTACACCGACAAGATCCGCCGCTATGGCTGCGAGATCGTCAGCGAGCCGGGCGTCATCCCGGTCAAGTTCCGTGCGCCTGGCGGAACGGTGGCCGAGCTGGTGCCGGCCGGGCGCTACGAGCGCAAGACCGAAGCTAAGGGTTGACCGCAGCCCGATGGAGGACGCGCAGCGTCGAGGAATCAGGAGGAGCGGCATGGCCTTCACGCAGGATCCGCCGCGGCTCGATCATCTCTATCGCAGTGATCGGTGCTTGCGGGCGCTGTTGCAGCACGCGCTTCCCGCCCACGTGCTCGCCGCATGCGGGCCCGTCCTCGATCGGCTCGGCGAGCTCGGTGCCGGGCCGCTCTACCGGATGCAGCTCGACGATCGGCTGAACGAGCCGCGGCTCGTGCAGTGGGACGCGTGGGGCAATCGTATCGATCGAATTACGCCGACACTCTTGTGGCAGGAAGCCGAGCGCCTTGCTGCCGAGCATGGGCTCGTCGCCGAAGCCTACGAGCAGGCGTTCGGCATGCATTCGCGCAGCGTGCAGTTCGCCAAGGTTTATCTGTTCGCGGCATCGACCGACGTCTACAGCTGCCCGCTGGCGATGACCGACGGCGCCGCACGCGCGCTGCTCCATTCGGGCAACGAGCAACTGGCTGCGCGCGCCGTACCGCACCTCACCAGCCGCGACCCGGCTCGGTTCTGGACCAGCGGCCAGTGGATGACCGAGGCGACCGGCGGCTCGGATGTCGGCGCATCGCAAACCGT contains:
- a CDS encoding alanine transaminase, with protein sequence MEEFSRIKRLPPYVFNVTGELKMNARRRGEDVVDLSMGNPDQPTPSHIVEKLIEAVQRPDTHRYSVSKGIPRLRRAICNWYKTRFDVDLDPDSEAIVTIGSKEGLAHLALATLDTGDIVLVPNPSYPIHIYGPVIAGADIRHVPMVPGSDFFDEFDKAIRGSYPKPKMLIVNFPSNPTTQCVDLGFFEKLVKMAREHHVYVVHDIAYADIVFDGYKAPSIMQVPGALDIAVEFFTLSKSYSMAGWRVGFMVGNRELVTALGRMKSYHDYGMFAPIQIASIIALEGPQDCVEEVRQIYQKRRDVTCQGLKAVGWEVEVPKASMYIWAKIPEPYRKLGSLEFTKKLMADAKVAVSPGIGFGEYGDDHVRFALIENEARTRQAIRGIRDMFRKDGLL
- a CDS encoding ABC transporter substrate-binding protein, with the translated sequence MTLHIISAGAAQSVVQQAIDAWQREGHGEIAATYGAVGAQRKQLLDGAAADVVILTATMIDELIASGHIVAGTRSDLGAVVGGIAVPVGATHPDAGTEQALARALCEAAAVYLPDPAIATAGAQFVRMCEQLGIAAAVAPKLRTFPNGFAAMTRMAQERVPGAVGCTQITEIKWVQGVDLVAPLPRSLQAPTTYSLGIGARSANPAGARTFAERLTGGDAAMRLSAAGFGVS
- a CDS encoding VOC family protein, which gives rise to MNRIVHIALKVNDLEQTTRFYQEVFGFAEEVTSKVRDHTSRHLSVGDIDLALIRYDEGANSRESKASGEGPCIHHFAIEVDDIDAYTDKIRRYGCEIVSEPGVIPVKFRAPGGTVAELVPAGRYERKTEAKG
- a CDS encoding homoserine dehydrogenase, with the translated sequence MSAGLEPIQVGLLGIGTVGGGTFRVLQRNEEEIARRAGRAIRLAKVAEKDLDKARALVGGCAEVTADAFDVVNDPAIDIVVELIGGTSIARELVLKAIENGKQVVTANKALLATHGNEIFLAAQRKGVMVAFEAAVAGGVPIIKALREGLAANRIEWIAGIINGTSNFILSEMRAKGSAFADVLREAQQLGYAEADPTFDVEGIDAAHKLTIMAAIGFGIPMQFSACYTEGITRLTREDIRYAEELGYRIKLLGITKRVSHGFELRVHPALVPTRRLIANVEGVMNAILVKGDAVGQTMYYGAGAGAEPTASAIVADLVDVTRMHTADPRHRVPHLAFQPDRLSDLPILPMDEVVTAYYLRMRVDDRPGVLADITRILADLSISIDAMVQKEPGEGEQQVDIVMLTHLTREKHIKTAIAAIEALHVVPGQVTRIRLEELG